In Tiliqua scincoides isolate rTilSci1 chromosome 1, rTilSci1.hap2, whole genome shotgun sequence, the following are encoded in one genomic region:
- the LOC136644413 gene encoding olfactory receptor 5AR1-like, with amino-acid sequence MVEGNSSTVNEFILLGISDDPQMQIVLFVAFLLIYLVNMVGNLGMIILISFDPQLHNPMYFFLWHLSFCDLCYSSAIAPRMLSDLVSDSRSISLFGCTAQLYFYVVFISSEFYILAVMAYDRYVAICNPLLYSSAMSKSLCTWLSLGSYIAGTANAIIHTTATFSLRFCCSNLINHFFCDVPPLLATSCSDTHINEILLFTFGSFVHVSSLSVVLVSYAFILVAILRMPSASGKLKAFSTCGSHFAGVAIFYGTMIFMYLQPTSVYSLDQDKWASVFYTVVVPMLNPLIYSLRNKDVKETFRKLIKKKLNSFLTRGLPCP; translated from the coding sequence ATGGTCGAGGGAAATAGTTCTACTGTCAATGAGTTCATCCTCTTGGGGATCTCAGATGACCCACAAATGCAAATCGTATTATTTGTAGCGTTCCTGCTCATCTATTTGGTCAACATGGTGGGAAACCTGGGCATGATCATCCTGATCTCATTTGATCCCCAACTTCacaaccccatgtatttcttcctgtgGCATTTGTCCTTCTGTGACCTCTGCTACTCCTCTGCCATTGCCCCCAGAATGCTGTCCGACTTAGTATCTGACAGCAGATCTATCTCCTTATTTGGCTGCACTGCCCAGCTCTATTTCTATGTAGTCTTTATTAGTTCTGAGTTTTACATTTTGGCAGTGATGGCCTACgaccgctatgtggccatctgcaacccacTGCTCTACTCCTCTGCCATGTCCAAATCTCTCTGTACATGGCTGTCACTTGGATCATACATTGCCGGCACAGCTAATGCCATAATACACACAACGGCCACCTTTAGCCTTCGCTTCTGCTGCTCCAACCTCatcaaccatttcttctgtgatgttcctcccctccttgcaACCTCTTGCTCAGACACCCACATCAATGAGATTCTGCTTTTTACTTTTGGTAGTTTTGTACATGTGAGCTCCCTTTCAGTCGTCCTTGTCTCATATGCCTTCATTTTAGTGGCTATCCTAAGAATGCCCTCTGCCTCAGGGAAGCTCAAAGCTTTCTCCACCTGTGGGTCCCACTTCGCGGGGGTCGCTATATTTTATGGAACTATGATTTTCATGTATCTACAACCCACTTCAGTTTATTCCCTGGACCAAGACAAATGGGCATCCGTGTTCTACACTGTGGTGGTCCCCATGCTCAACCCTCTGATCTACAGCCTGAGGAACAAGGATGTTAAAGAAACTTTTAGGAAGCTGATCAAGAAGAAGCTGAATTCCTTCTTAACCAGAGGACTACCATGTCCTTGA
- the LOC136636386 gene encoding olfactory receptor 5AR1-like: MVEGNSSTVNEFILLGISDDPQMQIVFFVVFLLIYLFNMVGNLGMIILISFHPQLHNPMYFFLWHLSFCDLCYSSAIVPRMLSDLVSDSRTISLVGCTAQLYFYGVFVSSEFYILAAMAYDRYVAICNPLLYSSAMSKSLCTWLSLGSYIAGATNTIIHTTATFSLRFCSSNLINHFFCDVPPLLAISCSDTHINEILLFTFGGFLEVSSLSVIFVSYAFILVAILRMPSASGKLKAFSTCGSHFTGVTIFYGTMLFMYLRPTSVYSLDQDKWASVFYTVVIPMLNPLIYSLRNKDVKEAFRKLIKKQINSFLT; encoded by the coding sequence ATGGTTGAGGGAAATAGTTCTACTGTCAATGAGTTCATCCTCTTGGGGATCTCAGATGACCCACAAATGCAAATTGTATTCTTCGTAGTGTTCCTGCTTATCTATTTGTTCAACATGGTGGGAAACCTGGGCATGATCATCCTGATCTCATTTCATCCCCAACTCCACaaccccatgtacttcttcctgtgGCACTTGTCCTTCTGCGACCTCTGCTACTCCTCTGCCATTGTCCCCAGAATGCTGTCCGACTTAGTATCTGACAGCAGAACCATCTCCTTAGTTGGCTGCACTGCCCAGCTCTATTTCTATGGAGTTTTTGTAAGTTCTGAGTTTTACATTTTGGCAGCGATGGCCTACgaccgctatgtggccatctgcaacccacTGCTCTACTCTTCTGCCATGTCCAAATCTCTCTGCACGTGGCTGTCACTTGGATCATACATTGCCGGCGCAACTAACACCATAATACACACAACGGCCACCTTTAGCCTTCGCTTCTGCAGCTCCAACCTCatcaaccatttcttctgtgatgttcctcccctccttgcaATCTCTTGCTCAGACACCCACATCAATGAGATTCTGCTTTTTACTTTTGGTGGTTTTTTAGAGGTGAGTTCCCTTTCAGTCATCTTTGTCTCCTATGCCTTCATCTTAGTGGCTATCCTAAGAATGCCCTCTGCCTCAGGGAAGCTCAAAGCTTTCTCCACCTGTGGGTCCCACTTCACAGGGGTCACTATATTTTATGGAACTATGCTTTTCATGTATCTACGACCCACTTCAGTTTATTCTCTGGACCAAGACAAATGGGCATCCGTGTTCTACACTGTGGTGATCCCCATGCTCAACCCTCTGATCTACAGCCTGAGGAACAAGGATGTTAAAGAAGCTTTTAGGAAGCTGATCAAGAAGCAAATAAATTCTTTCTTAACCTGA